One window of the Trueperaceae bacterium genome contains the following:
- a CDS encoding ABC transporter substrate-binding protein: MKRVLLSLLVAFGLLGSAFAQQPGSTLVVGMSILPNTIDSGDANDANAIAVTRQIVERLVELAPGNEGLVPGLASSWEANDDSTEWTFHLLQGVKFHDGTPFNAEAVKFSLDRWNDAANPYHFGAEGKAYVGWRNLFGGFLGDGSAVSEVVVDDEYTVTLKLTRSISFLPSLLAGGYFGFDSPTAVMAAGANYGTPSVGSVGTGPYRFERWEEGSRVVLTANTEYRDGPPPTETVVFVGVSDPTARLAQLKAGALDIAAAISPSDLDSVLSDPNLELVQGEGGLNTSYLAMHQNQKPMDDVRVRQAVAYAVDRVAIVDAFYAGQAVAAEDIIPDSLWGHADGVGGYPYDPAKARELLTEAGYPNGFDTELWYRNSGLEPVIAEAIASYLADVGIRAALKTEDWAAFLADYMAGNFPLYTLGWNADFADPDTFIYTFYGPQAVRRFGWNAPEVVALTQEARQVPGQAERAALYAQVVTAAHEAMPMLPLAHQSQFFVVRKGVTGLVLNPLGAFPVLTGTSKAQ, encoded by the coding sequence GTGAAAAGAGTTCTGTTGTCCCTCTTGGTCGCGTTTGGGCTGCTCGGCAGCGCATTCGCACAACAGCCCGGCTCGACCCTCGTGGTCGGCATGAGCATCCTGCCGAACACGATCGACTCGGGTGACGCGAACGACGCCAACGCCATCGCGGTCACCCGCCAGATCGTCGAGCGCCTCGTCGAGTTGGCCCCGGGTAACGAGGGCCTCGTCCCCGGACTGGCCAGCAGCTGGGAAGCGAACGACGACTCGACGGAGTGGACGTTCCACCTGCTGCAGGGCGTGAAGTTCCACGACGGCACCCCGTTCAACGCCGAGGCCGTGAAGTTCAGCCTCGACCGTTGGAACGACGCTGCCAACCCGTACCACTTCGGAGCTGAAGGCAAGGCTTACGTGGGTTGGCGCAACCTGTTCGGCGGCTTCCTCGGCGACGGCTCGGCCGTCAGCGAGGTCGTCGTGGACGACGAGTACACGGTGACGCTCAAGCTCACGCGCTCCATCTCGTTCCTCCCGTCCCTGCTCGCCGGTGGCTACTTCGGCTTCGATAGCCCCACGGCCGTCATGGCGGCCGGCGCGAACTACGGCACGCCGTCCGTCGGCTCCGTCGGCACGGGCCCGTACCGCTTCGAGCGTTGGGAGGAGGGCAGCCGCGTGGTGCTCACGGCCAACACGGAGTACCGTGACGGCCCACCGCCCACCGAGACGGTCGTCTTCGTAGGCGTGAGCGATCCGACGGCGCGCCTGGCCCAGCTCAAGGCGGGTGCGCTCGACATCGCGGCGGCCATCTCGCCGTCCGACCTGGACAGCGTGCTCAGCGACCCGAACCTCGAACTCGTCCAGGGCGAGGGCGGTCTGAACACGAGCTACCTGGCCATGCACCAGAACCAGAAGCCCATGGATGACGTGCGCGTGCGTCAGGCTGTCGCCTACGCCGTCGACAGGGTCGCCATCGTCGATGCCTTCTACGCCGGCCAGGCGGTGGCGGCGGAGGACATCATCCCGGACTCCCTGTGGGGCCATGCGGACGGCGTAGGTGGCTACCCTTACGACCCGGCCAAGGCGCGCGAGCTGCTCACGGAGGCGGGCTACCCGAACGGTTTTGATACTGAATTGTGGTATCGGAACTCCGGTCTCGAGCCCGTCATCGCCGAGGCCATCGCCTCCTACCTGGCCGACGTCGGCATTCGCGCTGCCCTCAAGACCGAGGACTGGGCCGCGTTCCTCGCGGACTACATGGCGGGCAACTTCCCGCTCTACACGCTCGGCTGGAACGCCGACTTCGCGGACCCGGACACGTTCATCTACACGTTCTACGGTCCGCAGGCCGTGCGCCGCTTCGGCTGGAACGCTCCCGAGGTCGTCGCGCTCACCCAGGAAGCCAGGCAGGTCCCCGGCCAGGCCGAACGCGCCGCG
- a CDS encoding aminopeptidase P family N-terminal domain-containing protein: MPNATARIDRLRKSMRTAGVDAWLATTGDAHLSEYLSERWRTRAYLSGFNGSAGRFVVTADQAGLWVDPRYHMRADTETAGTAITVFKEGKPGTPELTAWLSETLPSGSVVGFDPEALSAEALRELEARLAPTGLTTKACQGLIDEVWTDRPADRPMPVVDHPLEFAGEAATSKLSRLRARLAELGAAGMLVTALDEVAWLLNLRGNDIPMNPVALAYCIVGPDGVQLFAHEDRVSAGLRAALPGEVEIRPYAAVAAGLGELADGTPLLVDPAKTNVLLYDATRHLRRVEGPSPLGAMKARKNETELRCALLAHMYDGAAVTRLLHWLSTTDLNAETELSVSEKLQSFREGLPDYRGASFDTIVGFGPNSSVGHYKLNRENPQPLAPESLLLIDCGAQFLTGTTDTTRTVALGAPTAEHKRTYTTVLKSLIMLSSARFPKGTTGQKLDALGRYHIWANDWECRHGIGHGVGSYLHVHEGPQRINKTNDVVFEVGHVNSNEPGVYFEGVFGVRLENVIAVAPAGTSVFGEFLTFDTLTLCPFDRDLVDVDLLTDQEAEWLDAYHRRVRETLSPHLPEDVRAWLAERTAAVR; the protein is encoded by the coding sequence ATGCCGAACGCGACAGCGAGGATCGACCGCTTGAGGAAGAGCATGCGCACCGCCGGGGTCGACGCCTGGCTAGCTACCACCGGCGACGCCCACCTGAGCGAGTACCTCTCGGAACGCTGGCGCACGCGCGCTTACCTCAGCGGCTTCAACGGCTCGGCCGGGCGCTTCGTCGTCACGGCGGACCAGGCCGGGCTGTGGGTCGACCCGCGCTACCACATGCGCGCCGACACCGAGACCGCCGGCACCGCCATCACGGTCTTCAAGGAAGGGAAGCCCGGCACGCCAGAGCTCACGGCCTGGCTCAGCGAGACCCTCCCGTCAGGCAGCGTCGTCGGCTTCGACCCGGAGGCGCTCAGCGCGGAGGCCCTCCGCGAGCTCGAGGCGAGGCTGGCGCCGACCGGGCTGACGACCAAGGCGTGCCAGGGCCTGATCGACGAGGTGTGGACCGACAGGCCGGCCGATCGGCCCATGCCCGTGGTCGACCACCCGCTCGAGTTCGCCGGCGAGGCCGCCACCAGCAAGCTGAGCCGGCTCCGGGCCCGGCTCGCCGAGCTCGGGGCCGCCGGCATGCTCGTCACCGCGCTCGACGAGGTCGCATGGCTCCTCAACCTCCGCGGGAACGACATCCCCATGAACCCCGTGGCGCTGGCTTACTGCATCGTCGGCCCGGACGGCGTCCAACTCTTCGCGCACGAGGACCGGGTGAGCGCCGGCCTGCGCGCCGCGCTGCCCGGCGAGGTCGAGATCCGGCCGTACGCCGCGGTCGCGGCCGGCCTCGGCGAACTGGCCGACGGCACACCGCTGCTCGTCGACCCGGCCAAGACGAACGTGCTCCTGTACGACGCGACGCGCCACCTGCGCCGCGTCGAGGGCCCCAGCCCGTTAGGCGCCATGAAGGCCAGGAAGAACGAGACCGAGCTGCGCTGCGCCCTCCTCGCCCACATGTACGACGGCGCCGCGGTCACGCGGCTCCTGCACTGGCTGAGCACGACCGACCTGAACGCCGAGACCGAGCTCTCCGTCTCCGAGAAGCTCCAGTCCTTCCGCGAGGGCCTGCCGGACTACCGCGGGGCCAGCTTCGACACCATCGTCGGCTTCGGGCCCAACTCGTCCGTCGGCCACTACAAGCTGAACCGCGAGAACCCGCAGCCGCTGGCCCCCGAGTCGCTCCTCCTGATCGATTGCGGCGCGCAGTTCCTGACCGGCACGACCGACACGACGCGCACCGTCGCCCTCGGCGCGCCGACCGCGGAGCACAAGCGCACCTACACCACGGTCCTCAAGAGCCTCATCATGCTCAGCTCCGCGCGCTTCCCCAAGGGCACGACGGGCCAGAAGCTGGACGCGCTGGGCCGCTATCACATCTGGGCGAACGACTGGGAGTGCCGCCACGGCATCGGCCACGGCGTGGGCAGCTACCTCCATGTGCACGAGGGGCCGCAGCGGATCAACAAGACGAACGACGTCGTGTTCGAGGTCGGCCACGTCAACTCCAACGAGCCGGGGGTCTACTTCGAGGGCGTGTTCGGCGTGCGCCTAGAGAACGTTATCGCCGTCGCGCCGGCGGGCACGAGCGTCTTCGGCGAGTTCCTGACGTTCGACACGCTCACGCTGTGCCCCTTCGACCGCGACCTCGTCGACGTGGACCTGCTCACCGACCAGGAGGCCGAATGGCTCGACGCGTACCACCGCAGGGTCCGCGAGACGCTCAGCCCGCACCTGCCCGAGGACGTTCGGGCCTGGTTGGCGGAGCGGACGGCGGCGGTGCGTTAG